From the genome of Triticum aestivum cultivar Chinese Spring chromosome 1A, IWGSC CS RefSeq v2.1, whole genome shotgun sequence:
TGCAAAAAAAGCAAATAGAACCTTGACGGGATTCAGAGAAATCAACGGGATTCATGTACCGTCGTACAGGAGGCGCTGGCTTTTGCATTAGAAATTTATAACCATCGTCACCCATTGTACCTGGGATAGCTGCAGCGGCCATTCCGGCCTGGTGCTGAAGCTTCCAAGCAAAGGTAGAAATCTTTTGAGCAACTGGAGGCTTCAACATTAAATCCCAGCTTGGAGCAGACCTATCTGGACTCGAACTAGGACCCCCGACTCCCTGATCAAAGAAGTTGAAATTCAGTGCTAACTTGTAGGCACCTCGGACTGAAGAGAACACCAGAATTTTTATCAGGTGACAGGCGAGGAAGTTTTCATCGTGTGTCGAGCGGAAGGCCGAATTTTCATTTTCGCCTCCACATTTGCAGGTACGAAGTACTGCTGCAGCAGGTTGCGCCGGCAAACTCCCATCAGAAGCCACCGGCACCAGCGCCAGCAAAGTCTTCTGGTATCCAATTGTCACTCCAGAGTCCAGACCTGCCTCAAAAAAAATTGTCACTCCAGACCAGCACTTTAGTTCCCGAACCTATCTGTCAGATCAAACCCTTATTTAAAAATTCCAAGCCATATTCAATAGCATGCCATGTCAATGATGCATTGCCAGAGAAAACCATGTCGGAGATGATGACATCGTGGCGTACCTTGCCTTCAGAACCTGCAAGAATAAACTGTCCGGACGTTGTATTAGTTGCCAGGCTTGCCGTGACAAGAGGGCTTTGGTTAAATACCAAGCACCATTCTTGGCAAGATAATCTGTTTTAAAGCGGGGATGTACATAGAGCAGCAGAAGATGCACCACATGTCTTCAGCCCGCTGTGATTCTATTCAGCATCTATTGTTTTAGTAGCCCATTTCGACATTATATGGAGTTATTTGAGGCTCTTCTAAGTTTATACATTTGCTCCTTGTTCTCTCACACAATTGAGTTTGTTGTGGAGTCCTCAACAGGTTAGGTGTTTATGCCACCGCTTGCAAAATCAGCCAATGGCCCAATTCATGTGATCTGTACTTGATTTTCCATTGGAGTTCTCCAACTGGGATCTGGAAGGCTGGCGATGGTGATCATCAAAGGCCTTTGTTTGATGGGTACGTGAAGATCAGATCTGATCTTCAGTCACAGGAACAGAATGTGCTCGGGAGATATGAAGGTAAATCAGTGGAGAATTCAAGAACATTATGATGCTACAGTTATCAGAAACAGGAAAAAATCTGGGGGTTCTTAGGGATTGTTTTCCTTATTGAGGGGCAAACCAATCAGCTTCCACCTTTCCAGATGTATATGATAGCATTACAGCGCTATGTTTCTCCTTGCATTTTTTGGCAAGTGGTTTGTAATTAACCTTCATGATTGCCTTAATGAAATCAGTGGGCACGGCAGAAAAATGTCCTACAGAAGAATATTCAAGGCACTGCCGTACAGGTAACGTTCTGAGGGTATATAGAGCACGCAAGTTATAGTGGAGCACCCATGAAAAGAAACAGTTAACCTCATGAGACACCGAAGCTTCCTGAAAATGATAGATGCAACGCCACATTGAGAGTTTACTTCTCAATTCATCGGTTCGCTGCCAGCGATTGGGGAATCACTCGGTGTCTGAATTCCTATGAGTGAGACGAGGATAAGACAACAGACGTGGCTTCATTCTTCTTCATCAGGAATCAAGATGAAATAAGCACCATATTTTGCTAAGATATCAACTATGAACCTTTGAATGCATCATCCTTGCAATGTGCGCAATGATCTCCAACTAGGATCTGGAGGGCTGCATATGGTGGTCTCCGAGGGTTTTGACCAATGGAAGGGGCGGGCTCCCGTTATGTAAAGATCACAGCTAATTTTCAGTCACATGTATAGAATGAGGTCAGGAGAGATAAATTCAGAATAGAATGAGGTTAGGTAAATCAGTTGAGAATTCAGAATATTATGATGCTATCACTCCTGGAAATAAAAAGATAAATAGATCCTGGGGGTTCTTTAGCGATTTCTTTTCGTTACGTGAGGGGCAAATCAATCTGCCTTTACCTTTCTGAATGTTATAGGATAGCAGGCTGCTCAGTGTTCACCTTAAATCATGTGTTATATTTCTCCTTGCATTCTGAGCAAGTGGTTCATACTCAttgttaaaaaaggcgcgcctaggctctaggcgataGCAAAACGCCTAGCGCATAACTGCGCTTAATCTGCACATaattgcgcataagcatgcgctttgatCAGAAAaacgcaaggcggtggcaaaacgcacaattaacgcctagcgctttgtTGAACTATGTTCATACTGAACCTTAATGGTTCCCTTTTAATGAAATAATGTCTACAAAAGAAGCAGCCTTACAGGTTATGTTCTAAGGCAGAGTACCCGTTTCCCATATCAGAACAATCAACCGATAAACCTCGCGGGACACTGGAAATTGGGTCACAGCCAGTAAGTAATGTGGGGACTCAATGTCTAAATTCAGAAAGACAAATGCACAGCTTCCATTCTTGTTCAATGCAAATCAAGATGAAGTAAACACCAAATTTGTTAAGATGCCAACTCTGAATCTTTGCATGCATCTCTAACCAAGTAATATAATCATAGAATTACAGTGTTAAATGCCAACTCTGAATCTTTGAATTTGTTTCCAATCAAGTACTAGTATATAATAAAAGAATTACAGTGATGAGTTTAATTAAGATGCCAACTCTGAATCTTTGAATATATCTCCAATCAAGTAATGCAATCATAGAATTACAGTGATAAATGATGCTCAGATGCTAACTCTCAATGTGTGAATTCATCTCCAATCAAATACTAGTATACAACCACAGAATCGCAGTGATAAATTTTGTGAAGATGCCAACCCTGAATCTCCAAATGCATCTTGAATCAAGTACTAATACATTGGGTTACAGTGATAATTTCTCGAAGGACAAAGCTTGCGAACTTATCTCCGTCCTCTGGTCGACGTCTTGGTCCACCTCGAAGAAATGCCAGCTCGTCTCGTTGAACGCACGGGCGAACCAGTCCTCGTCGTCCACATCCCCGGCCTCGTCGATCCGCTGCTCCCACGCGAACCGCCCTGCCTTGAGAACAAGATTGGCCTTGGCGGCGGGTCCCGAGCGGTTCTCTTCCGCCTGCACAGCGTACCGCCGGAAGCTATTGCCGAGCACGCAGACTCGGCGGAGCTGAGCGCGGGGCTCCCAGTTGGCCACGAGGAGCGCGTCGTAGAGCGACGCCTCGCAGTGGGGCATGTAGAAGAGGGTGGGCTCCTCCACGCGGCGGCCGCACCCGTCGTCGAGGTTCGGGACGGCGAAGccgagggcgacggcgacggcgcacTCGACGGAGGAGAGGACGGGGTCGAAGAGGTCGGCCGTGGCGGAGGCGCCCGGGAGGAGGT
Proteins encoded in this window:
- the LOC123188377 gene encoding protein SENSITIVITY TO RED LIGHT REDUCED 1: MAAAAAVAVATGADWTVVRRRGGRRRGDVPVTTSHLDAPPPLPLTPIPWAPSDPSLDPARVSRLLDRARAAISRVEASRLYRRLLLPDSPLCRRLASLAPARLSLLGVGSFESSPAARLQLALAALLRRDLLPGASATADLFDPVLSSVECAVAVALGFAVPNLDDGCGRRVEEPTLFYMPHCEASLYDALLVANWEPRAQLRRVCVLGNSFRRYAVQAEENRSGPAAKANLVLKAGRFAWEQRIDEAGDVDDEDWFARAFNETSWHFFEVDQDVDQRTEISSQALSFEKLSL